The genomic region GGTTACATGACTGAAATACACAATAACGTTCATAGAACTAAGGATTACAAATATGCACTAACAATGTTTTAGCTATTTAGAGCATAAAATCATGTGGATATTCATAAAggttaattatatattaaaaccttaTGAAAATACAGCATGATTATACTGTGTCATAAGTAAATGTCTTGTTCAAGACCCTGTCAAGAGGACATAATGAACCTTAAGGGTGCCTAGTGAAATTTTACTTTGATAAGCAAATCAAATTATAGATGTTAGTAGTATCTATAGATACATTAAATTATCATAACAAAGTATGTTATTTTCATACCACGTAGTACAACCTACATTGTAAATTACAATTCAGAAAACACCTACTCTGTTTCGAGCATACACACTGTGAATGAGTAAACTCTATATTTCTTGTTAGACATACAACATAGCATAACATAATAATGGCTACCGTGTTTAGCATTAAAACAGTTATTGTTAACATTCATCAGTTGGCCGTTTTTGACTCCCTATAACCGAACAATGAAAACGATGAGTTAAGAGACTAAATGAGTCAAATTTGCCGGGTGAATTATCAATGCCTTTAAAACTTATAGTTGCATATTGGTTGGTCGACATGATGctgatattatttatatttatatattatattattatatcttgGAATAATCTACAAGTCTAAATATTcttgaaaaaaaaaactgaaagcGTTTATATTCTTGGCTTTTAGTACTACGAATGTATGCTCGTAAAGTGTGAtatttagcttttttttttttttttaacagcagttCTGGAGGAAATCTGGATCAATTCGAGAGCATAACCGGTAAAACCCCATCCCCGCAACGCGATTTGTGAAAGGCGACCTTGAGTGGATTTCAAGATTAGGGAATATCATTGTGTGCAATGTTATCACCCTATGAAATTGAACTCCCAACCTCTAATAAAGAGGTATGGGTCATTATCACTGGACCAACAACACAATAAtagtgatatttttttttttttgaaaggcaagcaatTATATTATAGAAAAAATTAAAACACTAGCCAGAAGCTAGCAAGTACAACGACATCAAACGAACATCGATACATCGACACTAAAACTAGCGGAAAAAACAACACATCACTCAAACAATCACGAAAACGGACCCAACAATCACACTCCAAAAGCAACGACACCGCAACTAAATTAATACTAGAAGTGTAAAAACGGAAAATGTAATACGAATGGATAAAAATTCAGGCTCGAAAATTAGGGTACGAACAAATTCTTCTAAGTTTCCGAATCAGATGATGAATAATCTTCGCTAGCCTCGTCTTCTTCTTGCATGTTATCCATGGTACCAACAACACAATAATAGTGATATTTAGCTTTTTATTTTGTTGCAACGAATCATTGATCAAACATATTGTTATACATCTAGCAGATGTCAGTAAAACAACAAACCCTTGGTCGTCAGAATCTCTTATATAATACGGAGTATGTGATTGTAAAGATAAAGCAATAGATCCAAGCAATGATTATGAATCAGGAAACATTGGCAATCTTTCATTGCTTATGTCAATTTTATACAGATTATGACTATTTCTCTTGTTTGATGTTAATCATGCTCTATTCATGTGTTTAAAATACAATCCCCTTGTATAGGACGAATGTATAGTTTAACGGATGAATTCAAATCTATAAGAAACTTATAGCGGCATATGCAACATTTGTGCTCATCAAGAGTAAGTAATAATGGTCTTATATTGATCAAATCTAATGCACTGAAACTTGTACATTTACACAAGGGATAAGTGTTGTTGCAGTACACACCATTTTGAGTTACTGATCCTTATACGGAGCGAATAAGATGGATGAATTGTGTCCTCCAAACCCAAAAGAGTTGGACATTGCCACCTTTATATCACAACGTTCCTTCTTTGCCCCCACCAGCAAGTTTTTATCCTGATTCAACACCAACTCTATTACATAACAGATTCTTCCATACACACAATCTTTAAATCACGCAAGTTGAACATGAAAATCAgtcaatctatatctatatatatgtaaaaaaaaggagGTGATTACGTACCACACCAACATCTGGATTTTCAAGATTGATGTTTGGATGCAGCCATCCGGTCTGTATAGCCTACATACAATAAAATTCAAAATAAATTTACTTACAGAAATGGCATATTCATATTTACCATGTACACGTTAAAAGTCAAAATATGAGTTACCTTAACCGTAGCCACTGCTTCCACAGCACCAGCTGCCCCAAGCAGGTGACCAATCATGGATTTCGTGGAGTTCATCTTCAACTACAagatttaaaaaagaaaaaaaaaaaacatgtcagAACTCGTTATAACACAATTAAGGAAGCCACTAGATTTAATCAAGGATACCTCAGAATTATCCCCAAAACAACGAATGATAGCTTCATATTCATGTAGATCACCAGACTGGGTAGATGTAGCATGGGCATTTATGTAATTTACATCCTCTCTAGCAACCCCGGATTGGGCCAATGCCTTTTCTATACACAAACTTATTCCTGCCCCTGATTTCAACAACCAAAAACCAAACACAGTAAATTATCAGCATATTCCAAAAAATGAGGTGGCTGGTGCTGGACTTTAAAGTTGAAACGTACCATCGGGATGAGGCTCGGTCATGTGGTATGCATCACACGTAAAACTTCCCCCCAAAAACTCTGCATATATATTTGCATCTCTTGCCTGCAAACCAGTTTTCATTAATGgagaaactaaaaaaaaaaaaaaaaaaaaagataatatgTAGAATTTGAAATATACCTTAGCATGTTCTAATTCTTCTAGAAGGAGCACACCAGCGCCTTCTCCCATTACAAATCCATCACGACTCTGCTCAACCAAAATAAATTTAAAAactaaataggaaaaaaaaaataacCGGATTCATTCAAAACAAGCAGATCCATTAAATGATACCGCGTCCCAAGGGCGTGACGCTTTCGTTGGATCACCATTCCTCTCTGAAAGAGCATTACAAGCAACAAAACCTCCAAGTCCTgcaattttttaataataatattaagataataATCAAATCAATGATTCATGAAGAAAGAACCGATTGTTCTACTCATCCAATACCTATAGGAATGATGGCTGAATCAGAACCACCAGACAGCATCATATCCTGAAAGTTAAGTATTTACTTATTAAGTACAGACCAAGAGATTGTATGTAAGTTTACAGATAACGAAACAACCCGAAGAACGATGCTTACAGTTTCACCTCTGATGATATGATTAGCTGCATTTAGTATGCAAAAGTTACTTGTAGCACAAGCTGTAGAAATCGAATAATTGGGTCCCATCCAACCCTACATATAGATCCAAACTAATTAGCACCCACCTACAGATACTTCACACTATAACTCACACAAACTCATAATTACCAGATCCATAGCAAGCATTGCAGAACCCATATTTGTGGTTGCAAATGGTACACAAAATGGATTCATTTTCTTGTATGAAATCCTCAATGCTTCAACTCCATCTTGAAATACCTGTCATAAACAAGTAACTTAGGTGTTGTTTGTCTTTTAAtttgtttttgtctgaagatctgcggaccaCGTCTATAAAGAAAGAAGATGTGGTCTGAAGGTCTATATGTATGCTCAAcaatgaagactgtttgtttttatgtctgcataATAACTTAATTTTATCTGCAACACTTAGAAGCTTAATTCTGTCTGCAAcacttagaagcacatttctaagtctgcgagattgcccagaataagacattattttatcttatatcttcagaaaaacaaacagtCTACAGTAAAAACATATGCGGGCGCTcgtagacataagacataataagatctacaaaatgaaaaacaaacacCACCTAAAATTCGCACTGAAAACTTAATGTTATGTACGTATGTGTTAAAAACCAAAAAAACTAACCTTCATGCCTC from Rutidosis leptorrhynchoides isolate AG116_Rl617_1_P2 chromosome 9, CSIRO_AGI_Rlap_v1, whole genome shotgun sequence harbors:
- the LOC139867521 gene encoding 3-oxoacyl-[acyl-carrier-protein] synthase II, chloroplastic-like, producing MVGYAVASPLCTWLVAACMSVSGDRNHHRPAALFSSPKRLSRSARRKLLAVTECSSFSGDGGLVSSFYGSGIMNLMTSLEPCEEYYKSSQKRVNRPAAQTGKVRAVAVQPAKEPTTKKKPITKKRRVVVTGLGVVSPVGHVADVFYENLLKGVSGISEIEAFDCAQFPTKIAGEIKSFSPDGWVAPKLSKRVDKFMLYLLAAGKKALEDGGVTEDVMKELDIAKCGVLIGSALGGMKVFQDGVEALRISYKKMNPFCVPFATTNMGSAMLAMDLGWMGPNYSISTACATSNFCILNAANHIIRGETDMMLSGGSDSAIIPIGLGGFVACNALSERNGDPTKASRPWDASRDGFVMGEGAGVLLLEELEHAKARDANIYAEFLGGSFTCDAYHMTEPHPDGAGISLCIEKALAQSGVAREDVNYINAHATSTQSGDLHEYEAIIRCFGDNSELKMNSTKSMIGHLLGAAGAVEAVATVKAIQTGWLHPNINLENPDVGVDKNLLVGAKKERCDIKVAMSNSFGFGGHNSSILFAPYKDQ